In Tubulanus polymorphus chromosome 2, tnTubPoly1.2, whole genome shotgun sequence, a single window of DNA contains:
- the LOC141898599 gene encoding protein disabled-like isoform X1, which yields MSEDVASTKSSKKDKSKAKSIDDMLDPARFRGDGVVFKGKMIGTTPVENARGDRMCQEAMQRVKLDVKAAGVHKQKVTIQITLDGMKIIDEKLGKVEHQHPVHRISFISRDVTDARAFGYVFGNKDGTHVFFGIKSEKASEHLVLTLRDLFQVVFELKKKEMDAKKAQADKDKDEPLKENQKSADKENQQPSEKKDESDYEAPRKLEFVTSRSEENPENVGTLLDLATELESIQQGIQQMNAFESDPFSPTPLTIVTTGPPQPGIDPFGASTNLWATASQQPSQTFQTSQSTDLFGQPAFQPQPGTFPPQTEAVASSSQQGSFQYDKYSVFEDLSTLQNPTLFHPDEPLNTGSPVPPAMDLTPNPFAGNSPLLPKKEQTEKPDSRPSSKPSSKSGSMENLFSDLDPLGGNRPYVRKEEMFAEFKVQPKVTLKDLSLNSTTADNVKDNSNQSPTTMLFASQSNPTKPPRDVPFCAEADFDMPSPRAPPPPLPNDQKVILPDVAPAPPPRPQQLDTCGIPKLTPPAPVPRQRTLGTKPAVAADPFAMDPFFASANGTNEAIAAFDVKFPADPFASPVNLQEPVYAIVNKDDNQKRES from the exons ATGTCTGAAGATGTGGCATCTACGAAATCATCGAAGAAGGACAAGTCTAAAGCTAAATCTATAG ATGATATGCTAGATCCAGCTCGATTTCGCGGAGATGGAGTCGTATTCAAGGGGAAAATGATTGGCACCACACCAGTGGAGAACGCGCGCGGTGATCGAATGTGTCAGGAGGCCATGCAGAGGGTGAAACTTGATGTGAAAGCGGCAGGAGTTCATAAACAAAAAGTTACCATTCAAATCACTCTCGACGGTATGAAAATCATCGACGAAAAGCTAGGG AAAGTGGAACACCAACATCCTGTTCATCGGATATCATTCATTTCACGAGATGTCACTGATGCAAGAGCCTTTGGATATGTTTTTGGCAATAAAGATGGAACACACGTGTTTTTTGGTATCAAATCGGAAAAAGCG TCAGAACATCTTGTTCTGACACTTCGTGATCTCTTCCAAGTGGTGTTTGAACTGAAGAAGAAAGAAATGGATGCGAAAAAAGCACAAGCTGATAAAGACAAAGATGAACCTCTTAAggaaaatcagaaatctgctgataaagaaaatcaaCAACCAAGTGAGAAAAAAGATGAATCTGATTATGAG GCCCCAAGAAAACTTGAATTCGTTACAAGTCGATCGGAGGAAAATCCGGAAAATGTTGGGACTTTATTAGATTTAGCTACAGAATTGGAATCGATTCAACAG GGTATACAGCAAATGAATGCATTTGAATCGGATCCGTTCTCACCAACCCCTCTCACAATTGTAACAACTGGTCCACCTCAACCCGGTATCGACCCTTTCGGAGCATCGACAAACCTCTGGGCGACTGCTTCACAGCAGCCTTCACAAACATTCCAAACTAGTCAG AGTACAGATCTATTCGGTCAACCAGCTTTTCAACCACAACCAGGCACTTTTCCTCCACAGACAGAGGCGGTAGCCTCTTCAAGTCAGCAAGGCTCATTCCAGTATGACAAGTATTCAGTATTTGAAGACCTTTCTACTCTACAGAATCCCACTTTGTTTCACCCAGATGAGCCATTAAATACTGGCTCACCCGTGCCACCAGCGATGGATCTTACACCAAATCCTTTCGCAGGTAATAGCCCTCTACTTCCGAAAAAAGAACAAACTGAGAAACCAGATTCACGTCCTTCATCAAAACCGAGCTCGAAATCGGGATCAATGGAGAATTTGTTCAGCGATTTGGATCCTTTGGGCGGAAATAGGCCGTATGTGCGGAAAGAAGAGATGTTTGCTGAATTCAAAGTGCAGCCTAAAGTCACATTGAAAGATTTGTCACTAAATAGCACAACTGCTGACAATGTAAAAgataattcaaatcaaagcCCAACAACTATGCTGTTTGCTAGTCAGTCGAATCCTACCAAACCACCTCGAGATGTACCTTTTTGTGCCGAAGCTGATTTTGATATGCCATCGCCAAGGGCTCCACCCCCACCTCTTCCCAATGATCAAAAGGTTATATTACCTGACGTCGCACCTGCACCACCACCGAGACCTCAACAGTTAGATACGTGTGGAATTCCGAAGTTAACTCCTCCGGCGCCAGTTCCACGACAGAGAACCTTAGGAACGAAACCGGCTGTGGCTGCTGATCCGTTTGCTATGGACCCATTCTTTGCATCGGCTAACGGAACGAACGAAGCCATAGCTGCATTTGATGTGAAGTTTCCTGCCGATCCATTTGCAAGTCCAGTTAATTTACAg GAACCTGTCTATGCAATTGTGAACAAAGATGATAACCAGAAGAGGGAGTCGTAA
- the LOC141898804 gene encoding uncharacterized protein LOC141898804 isoform X1: MFRRSKASDLLNRASSQLRGERPVQSSQEVQEDELTTYLNSLNKKTGANLQKPTENIAGVSDISDVSMSSEEKKKNESRQAQSTTGANKWLKKKPVNEKPAVKINTPQRAPISKVSALDKAEAFANKFKQQKEQKAKYQFSDSSDMSMNISIDSDIVNEVEGVKPDIKERAKSAPKSDTGKRNLMPVKMPSESTGKPLHSQSSAMKFSSAKLSDEDSAPIGKGSSKFLKKKSDTVPAKKDTAIIGDEKRLQTSVDSPAVPRKQLRFDLSLSSDVSEKIPKEPSVTSTPRKPALKQTFKSSMTDDEIPDAFSSSSSFENSPRKYFDSSKNQLKPVAEESHLSVPDADLSYSSDGSYREVDSEPESVVSDVNIMDIESLELAVPVQQTKQKDKKTKGAKQDLGSSAVSNYFSSFGLQSVEDLLGPTISEDEVIPKSPSPKPSKKKPGDKKTKTKHDKPATNDFFSSLGLQTLDDLEPVVKTQKSDDSDSIHTEESEIHSEPDIISDARYKYESDFESEKKSLKSKASSIPEVPSTRSVPYSEDFEETSASEIKTETESDTDTESTIKTAPSRESRGSISDSETDISSQTETTGTTTRSSSSSGTSSSSSSSTTQSSVIEEKTSKKKDKKAATKVASVEVQTTAQTDFQYSWDTRNVGLSVLSTDRGLNYLDPTPIACHVVSPDSMEALTAYSPSVLALNDMLKQQLALTKQFITNQRRMYNSLISSIEPSYKYTTLEDTKEYIRRTQKPRLTFDEALKMVKADMAEGR, from the exons ATGTTTAGACGGAGCAAAGCGTCGGATCTGTTGAACCGAGCGTCGAGTCAGCTGCGAGGAGAGCGTCCAGTTCAAAGCAGTCAAGAAGTGCAAGAAGATGAATTGACT acGTATTTGAATTCACTCAACAAGAAAACTGGTGCAAATCTTCAGAAACCGACTGAAAATATTGCTGGTGTAAGTGACATAAGCGATGTATCTATGTCCAGcgaagaaaagaagaaaaatgaaTCACGCCAAGCACAATCGACAACGGGAGCGAATAAATGGTTAAAAAAGAAACCGGTGAATGAGAAACCGGCTGTGAAAATAAACACACCGCAGCGTGCTCCTATTTCTAAGGTCTCCGCTTTGGACAAAGCCGAGGCATTCGCTAATAAATTCAAACAGCAAAAGGAACAAAAAGCGAAATATCAATTTAGCGATAGCAGCGACATGAGTATGAATATCAGCATCGATTCCGATATTGTCAACGAAGTCGAAGGAGTGAAACCGGATATAAAAGAGCGCGCGAAATCCGCACCGAAATCTGACACTGGTAAGAGAAATTTGATGCCTGTTAAGATGCCTTCAGAGTCGACCGGTAAACCGCTTCATTCGCAAAGTTCGGCAATGAAATTCAGTAGCGCGAAGCTGAGCGACGAGGACAGCGCACCGATTGGGAAGGGCAGTAGTAAATTTCTGAAGAAGAAGTCGGATACCGTGCCCGCGAAAAAAGACACGGCGATTATCGGTGACGAGAAAAGGTTGCAAACAAGCGTCGATAGTCCGGCTGTTCCTCGCAAACAACTCAGGTTCGATCTCTCATTATCATCGGATGTGAGTGAAAAGATACCCAAGGAACCGTCTGTAACTTCAACCCCGAGGAAACCTGCCT TGAAACAAACATTTAAAAGTAGCATGACAGATGATGAAATTCCGGATGCATTTTCTTCGTCGAGTTCATTTGAAAACTCTCCACGAAAATACTTCGACAGCAGCAAG AACCAACTGAAACCAGTGGCTGAGGAGTCACATCTGTCAGTTCCAGATGCAGATTTGAGTTATAGTTCTGATGGCAGTTATAGAG AAGTAGATTCAGAGCCAGAATCTGTCGTATCGGATG TTAACATCATGGATATAGAAAGTCTCGAACTGGCAGTGCCCGTACAGCAGACCAAGCAGAAAGACAAGAAAACTAAGGGCGCAAAACAGGACTTGGGCTCTTCAGCTGTTTCGAATTATTTCAGCAGTTTCGGACTGCAGTCAGTTGAAGATTTGTTAGGACCTACCATTTCTGAAGATGaagttattcctaaatcaccGAGTCCGAAGCCAAGTAAAAAGAAACCTGGCGATAAGAAAACTAAGACTAAGCATGATAAGCCTGCCACTAATGATTTCTTCAGTAGTTTAGGTTTGCAGACGTTGGACGATTTGGAACCAGTGGTCAAAACTCAGAAAAGCGATGATTCAGACAGTATTCACACGGAAGAAAGTGAAATACATTCCGAACCggatattatatctgacgcgcggTATAAATACGAAAGCGATTTCGAAAGCGAAAAGAAATCGTTGAAGTCGAAAGCGTCGTCGATACCGGAGGTGCCGTCTACGCGTAGTGTGCCATACTCGGAGGACTTTGAAGAAACAAGCGCTTCAGAGATTAAAACGGAAACGGAAAGCGATACGGACACGGAGAGCACGATTAAAACAGCACCGAGTAGAGAGAGTCGTGGTAGTATATCAGACAGTGAAACGGATATCAGTTCACAAACTGAAACCACCGGTACTACAACTAGGAGCAGTAGCAGCAGTGGAACCAGTTCGAGCAGCTCTTCTTCAACAACTCAAAGCTCTGTCAT cgaagaaaaaacgtcgaaaaagaaagacaaaaaaGCTGCCACCAAAGTTGCCAGCGTCGAAGTTCAAACAACAGCCCAGACAGATTTTCAGTATAGCTGGGACACGAGAAATGTTGGTTTGTCCGTGCTGAGCACCGATCGAGGTTTGAATTACTTAGATCCAACACCTATCGCTTGTCACGTAGTCAGTCCCGATTCTATGGAAG CTCTCACGGCGTACAGTCCCAGTGTGCTGGCACTAAACGATATGTTGAAACAACAGCTTGCTTTGAcaaaacaattcattactAACCAAAGAAGAATGTACAATTCGTTGATATCTTCAATTGAACCGAGTTACAAATACACGACATTAGAGGACACTAAAGAA TACATTCGTCGAACTCAGAAACCAAGACTTACGTTTGATGAAGCTTTGAAAATGGTGAAAGCGGATATGGCAGAGGGAAGGTGA
- the LOC141898592 gene encoding calreticulin-like has translation MKSAVFLLSCLIGLAVSEPKVYFKETFEKDPIAGDDWVVSEHKSDLGQFKWTAGKFYGDADKDKGLQTSQDARFYGISRKFESFSNEGKTLVVQFSVKHEQNIDCGGGYLKLYASDANQKDLHGETPYNIMFGPDICGPATKKVHVIFSYKGKNLLIKKEIRCKDDVFSHLYTLIVKPDNTYIVKIDNEKVESGELEADWDFLPAKKIKDPEAKKPEDWDERETIDDENDKKPEDWDKPEHIPDPEAKKPDDWDDEMDGEWEPPQIDNPEYKGEWKPKQVPNPAYKGKWVHPEIDNPEYTADDKLYSFDSFGVLGLDLWQVKSGTIFDNMLITDDEKYAEEFGNETWGKTKDAEKKMKDAQDEEERKKQEEEDKKAKEEEEKNKKEGEDKDDEDDEDKDDEKEPSDSEENKDDKKEKHDEL, from the exons ATGAAGTCTGCAGTGTTTTTACTCAGCTGCTTGATCGGTCTGGCCGTTTCAGAACCGAAAGTATACTTCAAAGAAACTTTTGAAA AGGATCCTATAGCTGGTGATGATTGGGTGGTGTCCGAACATAAATCAGACTTAGGACAGTTTAAATGGACTGCTGGAAAGTTCTATGGTGATGCCGATAAGGACAAGG GTTTGCAGACAAGTCAGGATGCTCGTTTCTACGGAATCTCAAGAAAGTTCGAGTCGTTTTCGAATGAAGGCAAAACCCTAGTCGTCCAGTTTTCTGTGAAACATGAACAGAATATCGACTGCGGCGGTGGTTACTTGAAACTTTACGCTAGCGACGCGAACCAAAAAGATTTACACGGAGAGACTCCATACAATATAATGTTTG GCCCTGACATCTGTGGTCCAGCTACCAAAAAAGTCCATGTGATATTTAGCTACAAAGGCAAAAATTTACTCATTAAGAAAGAGATCCGTTGCAAG GATGATGTATTTTCGCATTTGTACACTTTGATCGTAAAACCAGACAACACGTACATCGTAAAGATTGACAACGAAAAAGTTGAATCGGGTGAACTAGAGGCGGACTGGGACTTCCTTCCAGCAAAGAAAATCAAG GACCCTGAAGCAAAAAAACCAGAAGACTGGGACGAGCGCGAGACtatcgatgatgaaaatgacaaGAAGCCAGAAGACTGGGACAAACCAGAACACATTCCAGACCCAGAAGCCAAGAAACCTGATGACTGGGATGATGAAATGGACGGAGAGTGGGAACCACCACAGATTGATAACCCTGAATACAAG GGAGAATGGAAGCCAAAACAAGTACCAAATCCTGCTTACAAAGGCAAATGGGTGCACCCAGAAATAGACAACCCAGAATATACTGCTGATGATAAACTATACAGTTTTGATAGctttggtgtgttaggattagaTCTTTGGCAG GTTAAATCGGGAACTATCTTTGACAACATGTTGATCACTGACGATGAAAAATATGCTGAAGAATTTGGAAATGAAACCTGGGGTAAAACTAAG GATGCAGAAAAGAAGATGAAAGACGCACAAGACGAGGAGGAAAGGAAGAAGCAAGAGGAAGAAGATAAGAAAGCCAAAGAAGAGGAAGAGAAGAATAAGAAAGAAGGCGAAGATAAGGATGACGAGGATGATGAAGACAAAGATGATGAAAAGGAACCGTCGGATTCGGAAGAAAACAAAGATGACAAAAAGGAGAAGCACGATGAATTATAA
- the LOC141898599 gene encoding protein disabled-like isoform X2: MSEDVASTKSSKKDKSKAKSIDDMLDPARFRGDGVVFKGKMIGTTPVENARGDRMCQEAMQRVKLDVKAAGVHKQKVTIQITLDGMKIIDEKLGKVEHQHPVHRISFISRDVTDARAFGYVFGNKDGTHVFFGIKSEKASEHLVLTLRDLFQVVFELKKKEMDAKKAQADKDKDEPLKENQKSADKENQQPSEKKDESDYEAPRKLEFVTSRSEENPENVGTLLDLATELESIQQQMNAFESDPFSPTPLTIVTTGPPQPGIDPFGASTNLWATASQQPSQTFQTSQSTDLFGQPAFQPQPGTFPPQTEAVASSSQQGSFQYDKYSVFEDLSTLQNPTLFHPDEPLNTGSPVPPAMDLTPNPFAGNSPLLPKKEQTEKPDSRPSSKPSSKSGSMENLFSDLDPLGGNRPYVRKEEMFAEFKVQPKVTLKDLSLNSTTADNVKDNSNQSPTTMLFASQSNPTKPPRDVPFCAEADFDMPSPRAPPPPLPNDQKVILPDVAPAPPPRPQQLDTCGIPKLTPPAPVPRQRTLGTKPAVAADPFAMDPFFASANGTNEAIAAFDVKFPADPFASPVNLQEPVYAIVNKDDNQKRES, from the exons ATGTCTGAAGATGTGGCATCTACGAAATCATCGAAGAAGGACAAGTCTAAAGCTAAATCTATAG ATGATATGCTAGATCCAGCTCGATTTCGCGGAGATGGAGTCGTATTCAAGGGGAAAATGATTGGCACCACACCAGTGGAGAACGCGCGCGGTGATCGAATGTGTCAGGAGGCCATGCAGAGGGTGAAACTTGATGTGAAAGCGGCAGGAGTTCATAAACAAAAAGTTACCATTCAAATCACTCTCGACGGTATGAAAATCATCGACGAAAAGCTAGGG AAAGTGGAACACCAACATCCTGTTCATCGGATATCATTCATTTCACGAGATGTCACTGATGCAAGAGCCTTTGGATATGTTTTTGGCAATAAAGATGGAACACACGTGTTTTTTGGTATCAAATCGGAAAAAGCG TCAGAACATCTTGTTCTGACACTTCGTGATCTCTTCCAAGTGGTGTTTGAACTGAAGAAGAAAGAAATGGATGCGAAAAAAGCACAAGCTGATAAAGACAAAGATGAACCTCTTAAggaaaatcagaaatctgctgataaagaaaatcaaCAACCAAGTGAGAAAAAAGATGAATCTGATTATGAG GCCCCAAGAAAACTTGAATTCGTTACAAGTCGATCGGAGGAAAATCCGGAAAATGTTGGGACTTTATTAGATTTAGCTACAGAATTGGAATCGATTCAACAG CAAATGAATGCATTTGAATCGGATCCGTTCTCACCAACCCCTCTCACAATTGTAACAACTGGTCCACCTCAACCCGGTATCGACCCTTTCGGAGCATCGACAAACCTCTGGGCGACTGCTTCACAGCAGCCTTCACAAACATTCCAAACTAGTCAG AGTACAGATCTATTCGGTCAACCAGCTTTTCAACCACAACCAGGCACTTTTCCTCCACAGACAGAGGCGGTAGCCTCTTCAAGTCAGCAAGGCTCATTCCAGTATGACAAGTATTCAGTATTTGAAGACCTTTCTACTCTACAGAATCCCACTTTGTTTCACCCAGATGAGCCATTAAATACTGGCTCACCCGTGCCACCAGCGATGGATCTTACACCAAATCCTTTCGCAGGTAATAGCCCTCTACTTCCGAAAAAAGAACAAACTGAGAAACCAGATTCACGTCCTTCATCAAAACCGAGCTCGAAATCGGGATCAATGGAGAATTTGTTCAGCGATTTGGATCCTTTGGGCGGAAATAGGCCGTATGTGCGGAAAGAAGAGATGTTTGCTGAATTCAAAGTGCAGCCTAAAGTCACATTGAAAGATTTGTCACTAAATAGCACAACTGCTGACAATGTAAAAgataattcaaatcaaagcCCAACAACTATGCTGTTTGCTAGTCAGTCGAATCCTACCAAACCACCTCGAGATGTACCTTTTTGTGCCGAAGCTGATTTTGATATGCCATCGCCAAGGGCTCCACCCCCACCTCTTCCCAATGATCAAAAGGTTATATTACCTGACGTCGCACCTGCACCACCACCGAGACCTCAACAGTTAGATACGTGTGGAATTCCGAAGTTAACTCCTCCGGCGCCAGTTCCACGACAGAGAACCTTAGGAACGAAACCGGCTGTGGCTGCTGATCCGTTTGCTATGGACCCATTCTTTGCATCGGCTAACGGAACGAACGAAGCCATAGCTGCATTTGATGTGAAGTTTCCTGCCGATCCATTTGCAAGTCCAGTTAATTTACAg GAACCTGTCTATGCAATTGTGAACAAAGATGATAACCAGAAGAGGGAGTCGTAA
- the LOC141898804 gene encoding uncharacterized protein LOC141898804 isoform X2, producing MFRRSKASDLLNRASSQLRGERPVQSSQEVQEDELTTYLNSLNKKTGANLQKPTENIAGVSDISDVSMSSEEKKKNESRQAQSTTGANKWLKKKPVNEKPAVKINTPQRAPISKVSALDKAEAFANKFKQQKEQKAKYQFSDSSDMSMNISIDSDIVNEVEGVKPDIKERAKSAPKSDTGKRNLMPVKMPSESTGKPLHSQSSAMKFSSAKLSDEDSAPIGKGSSKFLKKKSDTVPAKKDTAIIGDEKRLQTSVDSPAVPRKQLRFDLSLSSDVSEKIPKEPSVTSTPRKPALKQTFKSSMTDDEIPDAFSSSSSFENSPRKYFDSSKNQLKPVAEESHLSVPDADLSYSSDGSYRVNIMDIESLELAVPVQQTKQKDKKTKGAKQDLGSSAVSNYFSSFGLQSVEDLLGPTISEDEVIPKSPSPKPSKKKPGDKKTKTKHDKPATNDFFSSLGLQTLDDLEPVVKTQKSDDSDSIHTEESEIHSEPDIISDARYKYESDFESEKKSLKSKASSIPEVPSTRSVPYSEDFEETSASEIKTETESDTDTESTIKTAPSRESRGSISDSETDISSQTETTGTTTRSSSSSGTSSSSSSSTTQSSVIEEKTSKKKDKKAATKVASVEVQTTAQTDFQYSWDTRNVGLSVLSTDRGLNYLDPTPIACHVVSPDSMEALTAYSPSVLALNDMLKQQLALTKQFITNQRRMYNSLISSIEPSYKYTTLEDTKEYIRRTQKPRLTFDEALKMVKADMAEGR from the exons ATGTTTAGACGGAGCAAAGCGTCGGATCTGTTGAACCGAGCGTCGAGTCAGCTGCGAGGAGAGCGTCCAGTTCAAAGCAGTCAAGAAGTGCAAGAAGATGAATTGACT acGTATTTGAATTCACTCAACAAGAAAACTGGTGCAAATCTTCAGAAACCGACTGAAAATATTGCTGGTGTAAGTGACATAAGCGATGTATCTATGTCCAGcgaagaaaagaagaaaaatgaaTCACGCCAAGCACAATCGACAACGGGAGCGAATAAATGGTTAAAAAAGAAACCGGTGAATGAGAAACCGGCTGTGAAAATAAACACACCGCAGCGTGCTCCTATTTCTAAGGTCTCCGCTTTGGACAAAGCCGAGGCATTCGCTAATAAATTCAAACAGCAAAAGGAACAAAAAGCGAAATATCAATTTAGCGATAGCAGCGACATGAGTATGAATATCAGCATCGATTCCGATATTGTCAACGAAGTCGAAGGAGTGAAACCGGATATAAAAGAGCGCGCGAAATCCGCACCGAAATCTGACACTGGTAAGAGAAATTTGATGCCTGTTAAGATGCCTTCAGAGTCGACCGGTAAACCGCTTCATTCGCAAAGTTCGGCAATGAAATTCAGTAGCGCGAAGCTGAGCGACGAGGACAGCGCACCGATTGGGAAGGGCAGTAGTAAATTTCTGAAGAAGAAGTCGGATACCGTGCCCGCGAAAAAAGACACGGCGATTATCGGTGACGAGAAAAGGTTGCAAACAAGCGTCGATAGTCCGGCTGTTCCTCGCAAACAACTCAGGTTCGATCTCTCATTATCATCGGATGTGAGTGAAAAGATACCCAAGGAACCGTCTGTAACTTCAACCCCGAGGAAACCTGCCT TGAAACAAACATTTAAAAGTAGCATGACAGATGATGAAATTCCGGATGCATTTTCTTCGTCGAGTTCATTTGAAAACTCTCCACGAAAATACTTCGACAGCAGCAAG AACCAACTGAAACCAGTGGCTGAGGAGTCACATCTGTCAGTTCCAGATGCAGATTTGAGTTATAGTTCTGATGGCAGTTATAGAG TTAACATCATGGATATAGAAAGTCTCGAACTGGCAGTGCCCGTACAGCAGACCAAGCAGAAAGACAAGAAAACTAAGGGCGCAAAACAGGACTTGGGCTCTTCAGCTGTTTCGAATTATTTCAGCAGTTTCGGACTGCAGTCAGTTGAAGATTTGTTAGGACCTACCATTTCTGAAGATGaagttattcctaaatcaccGAGTCCGAAGCCAAGTAAAAAGAAACCTGGCGATAAGAAAACTAAGACTAAGCATGATAAGCCTGCCACTAATGATTTCTTCAGTAGTTTAGGTTTGCAGACGTTGGACGATTTGGAACCAGTGGTCAAAACTCAGAAAAGCGATGATTCAGACAGTATTCACACGGAAGAAAGTGAAATACATTCCGAACCggatattatatctgacgcgcggTATAAATACGAAAGCGATTTCGAAAGCGAAAAGAAATCGTTGAAGTCGAAAGCGTCGTCGATACCGGAGGTGCCGTCTACGCGTAGTGTGCCATACTCGGAGGACTTTGAAGAAACAAGCGCTTCAGAGATTAAAACGGAAACGGAAAGCGATACGGACACGGAGAGCACGATTAAAACAGCACCGAGTAGAGAGAGTCGTGGTAGTATATCAGACAGTGAAACGGATATCAGTTCACAAACTGAAACCACCGGTACTACAACTAGGAGCAGTAGCAGCAGTGGAACCAGTTCGAGCAGCTCTTCTTCAACAACTCAAAGCTCTGTCAT cgaagaaaaaacgtcgaaaaagaaagacaaaaaaGCTGCCACCAAAGTTGCCAGCGTCGAAGTTCAAACAACAGCCCAGACAGATTTTCAGTATAGCTGGGACACGAGAAATGTTGGTTTGTCCGTGCTGAGCACCGATCGAGGTTTGAATTACTTAGATCCAACACCTATCGCTTGTCACGTAGTCAGTCCCGATTCTATGGAAG CTCTCACGGCGTACAGTCCCAGTGTGCTGGCACTAAACGATATGTTGAAACAACAGCTTGCTTTGAcaaaacaattcattactAACCAAAGAAGAATGTACAATTCGTTGATATCTTCAATTGAACCGAGTTACAAATACACGACATTAGAGGACACTAAAGAA TACATTCGTCGAACTCAGAAACCAAGACTTACGTTTGATGAAGCTTTGAAAATGGTGAAAGCGGATATGGCAGAGGGAAGGTGA